One genomic segment of Belonocnema kinseyi isolate 2016_QV_RU_SX_M_011 chromosome 2, B_treatae_v1, whole genome shotgun sequence includes these proteins:
- the LOC117182888 gene encoding uncharacterized protein LOC117182888, giving the protein MNNDFQQDVHDFLVTQQISLHMIHPNAPHSGGIWESAVKSAKKHLYHAVGDTRLTYEEVYTVLTQVKLCLNARSWNPLSDDPNDLRPLTPRYFSTGNSFTALRQPNLRNRLSGYQQLQQTLQLFWQCW; this is encoded by the coding sequence ATgaataatgattttcaacaagATGTACATGACTTTCTTGTAACTCAACAGATATCGTTGCATATGATTCATCCAAATGCGCCTCACTCCGGAGGTATTTGGGAGAGCGCGGTAAAATCTGCCAAAAAACACCTGTATCATGCAGTAGGAGACACACGTCTCACTTATGAAGAAGTTTATACGGTCCTCACGCAAGTTAAATTGTGTCTGAATGCACGTTCTTGGAACCCACTGTCCGACGATCCCAATGACCTCAGACCTTTAACTCCTCGGTATTTTTCAACTGGGAACTCGTTCACTGCCTTGCGACAACCAAATCTTCGAAATCGCTTAAGCGGATACCAACAGCTGCAGCAAACGCTGCAACTTTTTTGGCAGTGCTGGTAA